The Aspergillus luchuensis IFO 4308 DNA, chromosome 6, nearly complete sequence genome segment TGTCTGCTTGTAGTTGTAGAATGCCTGGTGTGTCATCCACCAGGTTGGGGCACCCGCCATAGCACCATCATAGTCTTCTGGGTATGTGTGGATGGACTTCATGACTTGTCGGCCTCCGTCGGAGCATCCGGTGATGTAGTGTATTTGGGTTCGACGCCATACCAGGCCTTTACAATAGCTTTGGCGGTAAGGGTGGATAGGTGCAGTGCTCTATGACTCCAGTCGATGAGACCATTGGGGGTTTCCCAACCTGGAATGTGGTCTGGCTCGTCGTGACCGGAGTTGGGGCGAAGGTGGCAAAGGCGTAGCGTAGACCTGCACTTGCTACGCCCCATGAAAGTCCAGAGTCGGGGGCTGCCATCCTGGAGGTCGTCAGTGAAAAGTCAAGTTGGGGTTGCATAGCCTTTACACATACATGATACTGCCGTTGAAGTGGGTAAGAAGAAGTGCTCCCAAGCCCCAGGTCGCGCCCTGTTCATTGGTTCCATTGACTCGGAACGCACATACAGGTGGAATATCGGTGGTAAACGTCGAAGCGCCAATATAGTCAGTGAACTCATCCAGAGTTTCATTGCTGTCAACGTAAAAAGCGTACGGAACACTCAATGTCGCTCCATTGAGCCCTGGAAGATTGTTTACAAAGGCCTGCAGCCCACTAGTGGTGCAATTGGGCGCATTGTCTGCCGCGTAGGTGGTGGCGTTCTCGTAGGCGCAGATATCACCTGCGGGCAAGCTGCATTTAAATTGCGCACTGGCAACGGCTAGAAGTGATGCCCATGTCGTAAGAGCTAGTGAGAGACCCATGTTGGAGAATATGGATGATTAGCAATAGTTATGTCTATCCTATTagccatggtgatgggaaGCGCATTTATAGCTGACTTCGTTTCCGGACTTCGTCAAGTCATCTCGGGAGCCCGTCGGGTCTGCCCTTGTCCGAGAGGCATTTCGAAGCCTCATACATAGTGAGCTGTCCGATAGTCTTGCAATGACGCGTGAGGCGTTTCGTAAATCCGTCATTTCCCCTGCAGATCCGAAGCTTAGCACCCACCTCGAGACGAGCCTGTCACAGCTCTATTATAAGTACCTTTCAATACTCACGCCATCTTACAGAGATCGCGAGAGGAAATCTGATGTGACAAGTGCCTTGAGACTTGGCAATGAGATGTCGTCCTGGAAGCCTATTCCTTGGGCATAATTCATGGTCCCTTACTCGCCAGGGTAGTTAATTGCCGGTGCAGAACAGGTCGGGGATAATTGGACATTCCCCACCCGAGGATCGACGAGATGGATCTTCGCCGATTCTCAACGAACCCGCCCCACGGACCAACGCGTCGTGTCCACTTGAACCGGCATTAACTTGCGGAGATTAAACCTCATTGAACGTAGGCAA includes the following:
- a CDS encoding uncharacterized protein (SECRETED:SignalP(1-19)); its protein translation is MGLSLALTTWASLLAVASAQFKCSLPAGDICAYENATTYAADNAPNCTTSGLQAFVNNLPGLNGATLSVPYAFYVDSNETLDEFTDYIGASTFTTDIPPVCAFRVNGTNEQGATWGLGALLLTHFNGSIMYV